Part of the Aquabacterium sp. NJ1 genome, GCAATCGCCCCGGGCAGTTGTCCGGTGGCCAGCAGCAGCGGGTGAGCATTGCGCGCGCCTTGATGAACGGCGGTGATGTGATCCTGGCCGACGAGCCCACCGGTGCGCTCGACAGCGTCAGCGGCGAAGAGGTCATGCGCATCCTGCAGGAGCTGCATGCCGACGGGCACACCGTCATCATCGTGACCCATGACCCCAAGGTGGCGCAGCATGCGCAGCGCATCATCGAAGTGGCTGACGGTGAAATCATCTCGGACAAACAGCAGGACGGCGACCGCCCGGTGCAGGCTGCCAGGCGCGAGGAGGGCGCGCCGCCGCCACACCCCTGGCGCGCCAACTGGGACCGCTTCACCGAGGCCTTCACCATGGCCTTGCGGGCCATGGCCGGGCACCGCTTGCGCACCTTGCTGACCATGCTGGGCATCATCATCGGCATCGCCTCGGTGGTGTCGATGGTGGCGCTGGGCGAGGGTTCGCGGCAGCGCGTGCTCAAGGACATCTCGGCCATGGGCACCAACACCATCGACCTCTTCCCGGGCAAGAACTTCGGGGACAGGCAGGCCGGCCGGATCCGCACGCTGGTGCCTGCTGATGCTGATGCCTTGTCGCAGCTGAGTTATGTGGACAGCGTGACGCCCACCGTCAGCACCAGCGTGACCTTGCGGCGCGGCAATGTCGAGTCCACCGCCAACATCACCGGGGTGGGGGAGGCGTTCTTCCGCGTCAAGGGCTACACCATGGCGCAGGGCCAGGCCTTTGATGCCGACAGCGTGCGCCGCCAGACGCAGGAGGCGGTGATCGACCCGAACACGCAGAAGGCCTTGTTCCCCAACGGCGAGAATCCCGTGGGGCAGGTGATCTTCCTGGGCTCGGTGCCGGTGCGCATCGTGGGCGTGACCTCGCCCCAGGAAAGCGGCTTCATGATCTCGGACAACCTCAACGTCTGGGTGCCGTACACCACGGCGATGCGGCGCCTGCTGGGTGTGCGCTGGCTGCGCAACATCACGGTGCGCATCAGCGATGAGGTGCCTTCGGCTGCGGCCGAGCAGGGCATCACCAAGCTGATCACACAGCGGCATGGCACGCAGGATTTCTTCGTGCGCAACAGCGACAGCATCCGCCAGACCATCGAGAGCACCACACAGACGATGACGCTGCTGATCTCGTCGATCGCAGTGATCTCGCTGATTGTGGGTGGCATCGGGGTGATGAACATCATGCTGGTGTCGGTGACCGAGCGCACGCAGGAGATCGGCGTACGCATGGCCGTGGGCGCGCGGCAGAGCGACATCCTGCGGCAGTTCCTGATTGAAGCGGTGCTGGTGTGCCTGCTGGGCGGCATCATGGGGATCGCGCTGGCGCTGGGCATTGGCCTGCTCTTTGACAAGGTGGGCGGCGGCAGCTTCAGAATGGTGTATTCGATGACGTCGATCGTGGCGGCCTTCGGGGTGTCTTCCTTGATCGGTGTGGTGTTCGGCTTCCTGCCTGCGCGCAATGCGGCGCGGCTGGACCCGGTGGACGCCCTGTCGCGTCAATGAGTGAGGCGACGATGCAGAGGCATGATTCGAGAAAGTACGGTGTGGGTAAATTGAACAGATCGCGCGGGTGGCAGGGCGGCGTCATCGCGCTGGCCGTGGCCATGTTGAGCGCGTGCGCATCGAGCGGTGACTACAGACGGCCTGATGTGAAAGTGCCGGACGGCTGGCAGCAAGGTGTGGCCACGCCGCAGGCCAGCCTGACGCCCTGGTGGCAAGGCTTGGGCGACCCGACGCTGACACGGCTGATTCAAGATGCGCTGGCTCGAAACAACAACCTGGCGCAGGCCGCCATCAAGGTGCGCCGTGCGCAACTGGTGGCGGGGCAGGCCGCGAGTGATCAGTTGCCATCGGTCAGTGTCAAGGGCAGCAGCACGGCTTCACGCCAGCTGGATGGCGGCCCGACCACGCGCTTGAACACGGTCACGGCGGCGGCGAGCTGGGAGGTCGATCTGTGGGGCCGGCTGGCTGCCCTGCGCAATGCGGCCGACTGGGAGGCGCAGGCCACCGAGCAGGACCGCCAGGCTGCGGCCATGTCATTGGTGGGCACCGTGGCCAATCTGTACTGGCAGGTGGCTTACCTGAACCAGCGCGTGGAGTCCAGCCAGCAAAGCATCGAGTATGCGCGGCGCACCTTGCAACTGGTCGAGGCGCAGTACAAGGCTGGCGCCACCTCCGGGCTGGAAGTGGCGCAGGCCACGCAGGCCCTGGCAGCGCAGGAGGCCAGTCACACCCAGTGGCTGTTGCAGCGCGTGCAGGCTCGCAATGCCCTGGCCATCTTGTTTGACGGCCCGCCTGAGGTGGCCTTGCAGGAATCCTTGCGCTTGCCGGATGGCGCGCTGCCGCCCGTGCAGGCCGGTGCGCCCGCTTCACTGCTGACACGTCGCCCTGATCTGCGTGCAGCCGAGCTGCGCCTGCGCAAGGCCCTGGCCACGGTGGACGCCACGCGCAGCAGCTTCTATCCCACCTTGAGCCTCACCGGCAGCGTGGGCGGCAGCAGCGAGGCCTTGTCCCATGTGTTGAGCGACCCGGTGGGCACGCTGGGCGCGGGCCTGGTGCTGCCGTTTGTGCAGTGGCGGGACATGCAGCGCAACATCGCCATTTCCCAGGCTGACTACGAAGTGGCGGTGCTGGGTTACCGGCAAAGCTGGTATCAGGCCTTGGCCGATGTGGAAAACGCCTTGTCGGCGCGCACGCAATACGAGCATCAAGGCATCAGCCTGGCGCAGGCCGTCAAGGCCGCACAGGATGGCGAACGCTTGAGCGAGGCCCGCTACCGCGCGGGCTCCGTGCCCTTGAAGACCTGGCTGGATGCGCAGGAGACGCGGCGGCAAGCCGAGAACAACCTGGCCGCCAATCGGCTCA contains:
- a CDS encoding efflux transporter outer membrane subunit — encoded protein: MGKLNRSRGWQGGVIALAVAMLSACASSGDYRRPDVKVPDGWQQGVATPQASLTPWWQGLGDPTLTRLIQDALARNNNLAQAAIKVRRAQLVAGQAASDQLPSVSVKGSSTASRQLDGGPTTRLNTVTAAASWEVDLWGRLAALRNAADWEAQATEQDRQAAAMSLVGTVANLYWQVAYLNQRVESSQQSIEYARRTLQLVEAQYKAGATSGLEVAQATQALAAQEASHTQWLLQRVQARNALAILFDGPPEVALQESLRLPDGALPPVQAGAPASLLTRRPDLRAAELRLRKALATVDATRSSFYPTLSLTGSVGGSSEALSHVLSDPVGTLGAGLVLPFVQWRDMQRNIAISQADYEVAVLGYRQSWYQALADVENALSARTQYEHQGISLAQAVKAAQDGERLSEARYRAGSVPLKTWLDAQETRRQAENNLAANRLNRLGALVTLYQSVGGTIEETRP
- a CDS encoding MacB family efflux pump subunit, whose protein sequence is MTDTNKSSAKPVAAGSALLEVENLWREYPSGEGSVAVLKGISLRINAGEMVAIIGASGSGKSTLMNILGCLDRPTRGSYKVAGQPTAELEPDELARLRREHFGFIFQRYHLMGDLTAAGNVEIPAIYAGHGPAERHARASALLGRLGLAERVRNRPGQLSGGQQQRVSIARALMNGGDVILADEPTGALDSVSGEEVMRILQELHADGHTVIIVTHDPKVAQHAQRIIEVADGEIISDKQQDGDRPVQAARREEGAPPPHPWRANWDRFTEAFTMALRAMAGHRLRTLLTMLGIIIGIASVVSMVALGEGSRQRVLKDISAMGTNTIDLFPGKNFGDRQAGRIRTLVPADADALSQLSYVDSVTPTVSTSVTLRRGNVESTANITGVGEAFFRVKGYTMAQGQAFDADSVRRQTQEAVIDPNTQKALFPNGENPVGQVIFLGSVPVRIVGVTSPQESGFMISDNLNVWVPYTTAMRRLLGVRWLRNITVRISDEVPSAAAEQGITKLITQRHGTQDFFVRNSDSIRQTIESTTQTMTLLISSIAVISLIVGGIGVMNIMLVSVTERTQEIGVRMAVGARQSDILRQFLIEAVLVCLLGGIMGIALALGIGLLFDKVGGGSFRMVYSMTSIVAAFGVSSLIGVVFGFLPARNAARLDPVDALSRQ